The window GACGTGATGCCGTTGCGCAGCAGGTTCACGACGGCCTCACCCGAACGGTGCGCGAACATGTCGCGGCGACGGTCGGCCGAGGGCGGGGCGGCCGAGCCGGGCAGGCTCATGCCGAGCGCCTCCGCGACGCACGCCATCGTGTTCGCCGTGTACATGCCACCGCACGCGCCCTCGCCGGGCGCGAACGAGCACTCGATGCGCTTGAGGTCGTCCTCCGAGATCTTGCCGGCCTTGCACGCGCCGACCGCCTCGAACGAGTCGATGATCGTGAGCTCGTGCTCGGAGCCGTCCGAGAGCTTCACCCAGCCGGGCGCGATGGAACCGGCGTAGAGGAACACGCTCGCGAGGCCGAGTCGGGCCTGCGCCATGAGCATGCCGGGGATCGACTTGTCGCAGCCGGCGAGCAGGACGGTCGCGTCGAGCCGCTCGGCCATGACGACCGTCTCGACCGAGTCGGCGATGACCTCGCGCGAGACGAGCGAGAAGTGCATGCCCTCGTGGCCCATGGAGATGCCGTCGGAGACGGAGACGGTGCCGAACTGCAGCGGGTAGCCACCGCCGCGGTGCACACCCTCCTTCGCACCCTGCGCGAGACGGTCGAGGGACAGGTTGCACGGCGTGATCTCGTTCCACGAGCTCGCGATGCCGATCTGCGGCTTGTCCCAGTCGTCGTCACCCATCCCCACGGCGCGGAGCATGCCCCGCGACGTGGTCGCCTCGATGCCGTCGGTGACGACGCGGCTCCGCGGCTTCATATCGAAATCGGATTCAGACATACCCCTCAGTCTATTCCGGCCGAGGAGTGCTCCGGACCGCGCGCCGAGTGCCCGCGGTGGCGCTCAGCGCGCGTCGTCGGCGTCGCGCTCCCCCGCACCGTCGGGCACGTGCGCGGAGCGCTCCTGCGAATCGTCGGGCCCGTCGGCGTCGCGCTCCTCGCGTTCGAGGTCGTCCTGCTGCCGCTGCTCCTGCTCGGCGAGGTCGATCGCCGCGGCGAGGGCGTCGACGTGCAGCTCGTCGTGCGGGAAGTGCCGGTTGCGGTAGCCACCGCGCGCGAGCGTCGCGGCGGCGACCGGCGTCGTGAGCATCTGGAAGAACATGATCGGCACGAGGAAGAGGATCGTCGGGAGCTCCGTCTGCTGGATCCCGAGCGCGACGAGGATGAACAGGAGCCCCGCGATCTGCGGCTTCGTCTGCGCGTGCATGCGC is drawn from Pseudoclavibacter chungangensis and contains these coding sequences:
- the mnhG gene encoding monovalent cation/H(+) antiporter subunit G; translation: MSLDEILDVVSGVLLIIGALLSLAAGIGLMRFSDLLTRMHAQTKPQIAGLLFILVALGIQQTELPTILFLVPIMFFQMLTTPVAAATLARGGYRNRHFPHDELHVDALAAAIDLAEQEQRQQDDLEREERDADGPDDSQERSAHVPDGAGERDADDAR